In one window of Mucilaginibacter auburnensis DNA:
- the lpdA gene encoding dihydrolipoyl dehydrogenase, with the protein MNYDVIVIGSGPGGYVAAIRASQLGLKTAVVEKESLGGICLNWGCIPTKALLKSAQVFEYINHAADYGIKINTPGEVDFEAVVKRSRSVADGMSKGVQFLMKKNKIDVINGFGKLKAKGVIEVKGTDGAVKEYTAKNIILATGGRSRELPNLKQDNVKVIGYRQAMVLPKQPKSMVVVGSGAIGIEFAYFYNSIGTKVTVVEYLDNIVPLEDEEVSKGLARILKKQGIEIMTGSNVESVDTSGDLCKVNVKTASGNQVIEAEIVLSAVGISTNIEGIGLEEVGVKTEKGKVLVDDFYKTNIEGVYAIGDIVKGQALAHVASAEGIICVEKIAGHHPQPLDYNNIPGCTYCSPEVASVGYTEKAAKEAGYEVKVGKFPFSASGKASAAGVKDGFVKLVFDAKYGELLGAHMLGANVTEMIAEIVSARKLETTGHELIKTVHPHPTMSEAIMEAAAEAYGECIHL; encoded by the coding sequence ATGAACTACGATGTAATTGTTATAGGGAGCGGTCCCGGTGGTTATGTAGCTGCCATACGTGCTTCCCAACTTGGTTTAAAAACCGCTGTAGTTGAAAAAGAATCTCTGGGTGGCATTTGCCTTAACTGGGGTTGTATACCTACCAAAGCTTTATTAAAGAGCGCCCAGGTTTTTGAATACATCAATCATGCTGCCGATTACGGCATTAAAATAAATACACCAGGCGAAGTTGATTTTGAAGCTGTTGTTAAACGTAGCCGCTCTGTTGCTGATGGTATGAGCAAAGGTGTACAGTTTTTAATGAAGAAAAACAAAATTGACGTTATAAACGGCTTTGGCAAGCTCAAAGCAAAAGGCGTTATTGAAGTTAAAGGTACTGATGGCGCCGTTAAAGAATATACGGCTAAAAACATCATATTAGCTACCGGCGGCCGTTCGCGCGAGTTGCCCAACCTTAAACAAGACAACGTTAAGGTTATTGGCTACCGTCAGGCTATGGTATTGCCTAAACAACCTAAATCAATGGTAGTTGTTGGCTCGGGCGCTATAGGTATTGAGTTTGCTTATTTCTACAACTCAATAGGCACTAAAGTTACTGTTGTTGAATACCTTGATAATATAGTTCCTTTGGAGGACGAAGAGGTTTCAAAAGGCCTTGCACGTATATTAAAAAAGCAAGGTATTGAGATCATGACCGGCTCAAATGTTGAGTCTGTTGATACCAGCGGCGATCTTTGCAAAGTAAACGTAAAAACAGCTTCAGGCAACCAGGTTATTGAAGCCGAGATCGTGCTATCAGCAGTGGGTATCTCTACCAATATTGAGGGTATAGGCTTAGAAGAAGTTGGTGTTAAAACAGAAAAAGGTAAAGTTTTAGTTGACGATTTCTACAAAACCAATATTGAAGGCGTTTACGCCATTGGCGATATTGTAAAAGGTCAGGCATTGGCTCACGTAGCATCTGCAGAAGGTATAATCTGCGTTGAGAAAATTGCAGGCCATCATCCACAGCCGCTTGATTATAATAATATTCCGGGTTGTACGTATTGCAGCCCAGAGGTAGCATCAGTAGGTTACACCGAAAAGGCTGCTAAAGAAGCCGGATATGAAGTTAAGGTAGGCAAATTCCCATTCTCTGCATCAGGCAAAGCCAGCGCTGCCGGCGTAAAAGACGGTTTTGTTAAACTGGTATTTGATGCTAAATACGGCGAATTGTTAGGCGCTCACATGTTAGGCGCTAACGTTACCGAGATGATAGCCGAGATCGTATCAGCACGCAAACTGGAAACTACCGGTCATGAGTTGATCAAAACGGTACACCCGCACCCAACCATGAGCGAAGCCATAATGGAAGCCGCCGCCGAAGCATACGGCGAGTGTATACATTTGTAA